One window from the genome of Streptomyces sp. NBC_00287 encodes:
- a CDS encoding polysaccharide lyase 8 family protein: MTPPWSRRRFLAATGGSTCALALAGAATAAPPAAAAEPDEFATLRAKWRTLLLGEGFSPTAEPFKSKLTALGSLAAQYQAAMAPATGFLWPTLVFADPEPDKDTESYGYSANIQNSYNRLKTMAEAYCQPGTGVTGDAQLKADILTGLDHLKSQVYNAGQAAYGNWYNWQIGAPQALLDISLMMYEHLTADRIAATVAAIDHFVPDSAVASYTGTSTGANRIDLCRVLALRGLLDGTATKIALARDAISPVFPYVTTGDGLYADGSLIQHTWVPYTGSYGAVLIDGLSKLFALLGGSAWEVTDPQRQLFLDSVESAYAPFLHNGLMMDGVSGRAISRGVYASNPAVQQDDHLRGHVVVAHILLLGQGASAAENARWKSLAKGWYQRDAHCDVTAGSTLGVAPLSRVLAVLDDTTVAPLPEPAGHKVFPGMDRAVHRATGWAASVSMASERITYYENGNGENLRAWHTGSGMLYWWADGDGGQYSDGYWPTVDPYRLPGTTASLKPLADGEGGIWGAARPAAAWVGGTTDGTYGVTGQHLKGLSATLEARKSWFFLDDAVVCLGAGISASDGTGVVTVVDNRNLGANGTAALTLDGRTQSSDTTTKAHWAHLEGHGGYVFPGGTDLTTLREERTGTWKAINTGCSDTPVTRRYATLLADHGTDPTDASYAYVLLPGASARRTAERAGDRDWLVPLANSPRAQGVRVPSRGFTGVNFWEPGTVGKIAASAPVSVLIRERRDGTAVIAVADPAREVTGLTLTWKRPVKSVVSKASAVTSVDTGAELTVTFGDLSKTVGATHKLTVRLV; this comes from the coding sequence ATGACGCCCCCCTGGTCCCGACGTCGCTTCCTCGCCGCCACCGGCGGTTCCACCTGCGCACTCGCTCTCGCGGGCGCGGCCACCGCCGCACCGCCCGCAGCCGCAGCCGAGCCGGACGAGTTCGCCACCCTGCGCGCGAAGTGGCGCACCCTCCTCCTCGGCGAAGGCTTCAGCCCGACCGCCGAACCCTTCAAGTCCAAGCTGACCGCACTCGGTTCGCTGGCCGCCCAGTACCAGGCGGCCATGGCCCCGGCCACCGGATTCCTGTGGCCCACGCTGGTCTTCGCCGACCCCGAACCCGACAAGGACACCGAGTCCTACGGCTACTCGGCGAACATCCAGAACAGCTACAACCGCCTCAAGACCATGGCGGAGGCCTACTGCCAGCCCGGCACCGGCGTCACCGGCGACGCACAGCTCAAGGCCGACATCCTCACCGGCCTCGACCACCTGAAAAGCCAGGTCTACAACGCAGGCCAGGCCGCCTACGGCAATTGGTACAACTGGCAGATCGGCGCCCCGCAGGCCCTGCTCGACATCTCCCTGATGATGTACGAGCACCTGACGGCCGACCGGATCGCCGCCACCGTCGCCGCGATCGACCACTTCGTCCCCGACTCCGCCGTCGCCTCCTACACCGGCACCAGCACCGGCGCCAACCGCATCGACCTGTGTCGGGTGCTCGCCCTGCGCGGCCTCCTCGACGGCACCGCCACCAAGATCGCCCTCGCCCGGGACGCCATCTCCCCGGTCTTCCCCTACGTCACCACCGGCGACGGCCTGTACGCCGACGGCTCGCTCATCCAGCACACCTGGGTGCCCTACACCGGCAGTTACGGCGCCGTCCTGATCGACGGCCTCAGCAAACTGTTCGCCCTGCTCGGCGGATCGGCCTGGGAGGTCACCGACCCGCAGCGCCAACTCTTCCTGGACTCGGTGGAGTCGGCGTACGCCCCCTTCCTGCACAACGGACTCATGATGGACGGCGTCTCGGGCCGCGCCATCAGCCGCGGCGTCTACGCGAGCAACCCCGCCGTCCAGCAGGACGACCACCTGCGAGGCCATGTCGTCGTCGCCCACATCCTGCTGCTCGGTCAGGGCGCGAGCGCCGCGGAGAACGCCCGCTGGAAGTCGCTGGCCAAGGGTTGGTACCAGCGGGACGCCCACTGCGATGTCACCGCGGGCAGCACACTCGGCGTGGCCCCGCTCTCCCGGGTCCTCGCGGTCCTCGACGACACCACGGTCGCCCCGCTGCCCGAACCGGCGGGCCACAAGGTCTTCCCCGGCATGGACCGGGCGGTGCACCGCGCCACCGGCTGGGCCGCCTCGGTCAGCATGGCCTCGGAGCGCATCACCTACTACGAGAACGGCAACGGCGAGAACCTCCGCGCCTGGCACACCGGTTCGGGGATGCTCTACTGGTGGGCCGACGGCGACGGCGGCCAGTACAGCGACGGCTACTGGCCGACCGTGGACCCCTACCGGCTGCCCGGCACCACCGCCTCCCTCAAGCCCCTGGCCGACGGCGAGGGCGGCATCTGGGGCGCGGCCCGGCCCGCGGCGGCGTGGGTGGGCGGCACGACGGACGGCACCTACGGCGTGACCGGCCAGCACCTGAAGGGGCTGTCCGCCACGCTCGAGGCCCGCAAGTCCTGGTTCTTCCTCGACGACGCCGTGGTCTGCCTGGGCGCGGGGATCAGCGCCTCCGACGGGACCGGCGTCGTCACGGTCGTCGACAACCGCAACCTCGGTGCGAACGGCACCGCCGCCCTGACGCTCGACGGCCGCACTCAGTCGTCCGACACCACGACCAAGGCCCACTGGGCCCACCTCGAAGGCCACGGCGGCTATGTCTTCCCCGGCGGCACGGACCTGACCACCCTGCGCGAAGAACGCACCGGCACCTGGAAGGCGATCAACACCGGCTGCTCCGACACCCCGGTCACCCGCCGCTACGCGACCCTGCTCGCCGACCACGGCACCGACCCCACGGACGCCTCCTACGCCTACGTGCTGCTGCCGGGCGCGAGCGCACGGCGCACCGCGGAACGGGCCGGCGACCGCGACTGGCTGGTCCCCCTCGCCAACTCCCCGCGCGCACAGGGCGTGCGGGTGCCCTCCCGGGGCTTCACCGGCGTCAACTTCTGGGAGCCCGGAACGGTCGGAAAGATTGCGGCGAGTGCCCCGGTGAGCGTGTTGATCAGAGAGCGCCGCGACGGTACGGCGGTGATCGCGGTGGCCGATCCGGCCCGCGAGGTGACCGGGCTGACCCTCACCTGGAAGCGGCCGGTCAAGTCGGTCGTATCGAAGGCGTCCGCGGTCACCTCGGTCGACACGGGCGCCGAACTGACCGTCACCTTCGGTGATCTGAGCAAGACGGTCGGCGCCACCCACAAGCTCACCGTCCGGCTCGTGTGA
- a CDS encoding SIR2 family NAD-dependent protein deacylase — protein MTKPLVALLSGAGISTDSGIPDYRGPNGLWRRDPDAEKLVTYEYYMGDPEIRRRSWQMRRKNRTLKAEPNAAHHAVAELERSGVPVRVITQNVDGLHQLAGMPARKVLELHGSARSVVCTGCHARGPMEDAIARVEAGEEDPLCLECGGILKSATVMFGERLDPVVLGEAVAITKACQVFIAVGTSLQVQPAAGLARVAADHGARLVIVNAEPTPYDERADEVIREPIGTALPQLLRGLAE, from the coding sequence ATGACCAAGCCCCTCGTCGCCCTCCTCAGCGGCGCCGGTATCAGCACGGACTCCGGAATCCCCGACTACCGCGGGCCGAACGGTCTGTGGCGGCGGGACCCGGACGCCGAGAAGCTGGTGACGTACGAGTACTACATGGGCGATCCGGAGATCCGCCGCCGCTCCTGGCAGATGCGGCGCAAGAACCGCACCCTGAAGGCCGAGCCGAACGCCGCGCACCACGCGGTCGCCGAGTTGGAGCGCTCCGGGGTGCCGGTCAGGGTGATCACGCAGAACGTGGACGGGCTGCACCAGCTCGCCGGGATGCCGGCCCGCAAGGTGCTCGAACTGCACGGCAGCGCACGCAGCGTGGTGTGCACCGGCTGCCATGCGCGCGGCCCGATGGAGGACGCGATCGCCCGGGTCGAGGCCGGTGAGGAGGATCCGCTGTGCCTGGAGTGCGGCGGGATCCTGAAGTCGGCCACGGTGATGTTCGGTGAGCGCCTCGACCCGGTCGTGCTCGGGGAGGCGGTCGCGATCACCAAGGCGTGCCAGGTGTTCATCGCGGTCGGCACCAGCCTGCAGGTACAGCCCGCGGCGGGCCTCGCCAGGGTCGCCGCCGACCACGGCGCACGGCTCGTCATCGTCAACGCCGAGCCGACGCCGTACGACGAACGCGCCGACGAGGTGATCCGGGAGC
- a CDS encoding type II toxin-antitoxin system VapB family antitoxin — MAKVTVSLDAELVVEVMVLAGVGSPQDAVELVIRDYIERGHRTEARVAERDDALREMDAKPRDVEG, encoded by the coding sequence ATGGCCAAGGTCACCGTCTCCCTCGACGCCGAACTCGTCGTCGAGGTCATGGTCCTCGCCGGCGTGGGCAGCCCCCAGGACGCCGTCGAGCTCGTCATCCGCGACTACATCGAGCGCGGTCACCGCACCGAGGCCCGCGTCGCCGAACGCGACGACGCGCTGCGCGAGATGGACGCCAAACCCAGGGACGTCGAGGGCTGA
- a CDS encoding NUDIX hydrolase, which produces MTTQDFATYIAGLPRVLAGAAALFRDAEGRVLLVEPNYREGWALPGGTVESDDGETPRQGARRETAEEIGLDLELGPLLAVDWVRGTARPPLVAYLYDGGVLGEDDFKAIRLQEEELLSWRLVPREELTEYLPGALGRRVLVALDVLADGGGTAELENGHRVG; this is translated from the coding sequence ATGACCACTCAGGACTTCGCCACGTATATCGCGGGACTCCCCCGCGTCCTCGCCGGTGCCGCCGCCCTGTTCCGGGACGCGGAGGGGCGGGTGCTGCTCGTCGAGCCCAACTACCGTGAGGGCTGGGCACTTCCGGGCGGTACGGTCGAGTCCGACGACGGCGAGACCCCGCGTCAGGGGGCCCGCCGGGAGACGGCCGAGGAGATCGGGCTCGACCTGGAACTCGGCCCGCTGCTCGCGGTGGACTGGGTACGCGGCACGGCCCGGCCGCCCCTGGTCGCCTATTTGTACGACGGTGGCGTCCTCGGCGAGGACGACTTCAAGGCGATCCGGCTCCAGGAGGAGGAGTTGCTGTCGTGGCGTCTGGTCCCGCGCGAGGAGCTCACCGAGTATCTGCCGGGCGCCCTGGGCCGTCGGGTGCTGGTCGCGCTGGACGTCCTCGCGGACGGCGGGGGCACGGCGGAACTGGAGAACGGGCACCGGGTCGGCTGA